A portion of the Canis lupus baileyi chromosome 38, mCanLup2.hap1, whole genome shotgun sequence genome contains these proteins:
- the MNDA gene encoding myeloid cell nuclear differentiation antigen, which produces MEGEYKKIILLKGLEPINDYQFSIVKSVLARDLGLTANMQEEYNKVKIADLMEKKFPGVACVNKLIDLFKEMPSLTDIVKQLRNEKVKAAKKTKATEETPRRKRPREGAGPAPHAPTAGSAVPRGGAEGTRKTQKRNTATKELASTKKNKGFGPPTQPTCHSGANPSAATGFMGLLPQPHTSSSTPWAAAFPENQMVQGQHQGAARGRVLQKDPLTVLVLKATEPFEYECPEEGRSRMFHATVATSSQFFQVKVLNSNLKEKFTKENILTISDYFECKGILEINKTSYVYEADPFQVIAVPNSITKRANETPKIDNLYKQASGTFVYGLFPLTQIKVNRKTTIYTIQDNTGAMEVLGTGRWHNIPCKEGDKLRLFYFQLKTIDQKLKLTCGTHSFIQVIKTRKTKKEPAGYDFQLEFDMMNSPPNQFVAYNSDVVKTENFF; this is translated from the exons ATGGAAGGTGAGTACAAGAAGATTATTCTGCTGAAAGGACTGGAGCCCATCAATGACTACCAGTTTAGCATTGTCAAGTCCGTACTGGCCCGCGATTTGGGACTGACCGCAAACATGCAAGAAGAATATAACAAGGTCAAGATTGCCGACCTGATGGAAAAGAAGTTCCCAGGGGTTGCCTGCGTGAACAAGCTAATAGACCTGTTCAAGGAAATGCCATCACTTACGGACATTGTCAAACAACTTAGAAATGAGAAGGTAAAAG CTGCgaagaaaaccaaagcaacaGAAGAAACTCCAAGGAGAAAGAGGCCGCGGGAAGGAGCGGGCCCTGCTCCACACGCCCCGACCGCAGGCAGCGCGGTGCCGCGTGGGGGAGCCGAGGGGACCAGGAAGACTCAG AAAAGAAACACGGCCACCAAAGAACTGGCTTCGACAAAAAAGAATAAGGGGTTCGGGCCGCCGACTCAGCCCACCTGCCATTCAGGAGCCAACCCGTCCGCAGCCACGGGCTTTATGGGCTTGCTTCCGCAGCCCCACACCTCATCGTCGACGCCCTGGGCCGCGGCCTTCCCCGAG AACCAGATGGTGCAGGGCCAACATCAAGGCGCCGCGAGAGGACGTGTCCTTCAGAAGGACCCCCTGACAGTCCTGGTTCTGAAGGCAACGGAGCCCTTCGAGTACGAGTGcccagaggaggggagaagcagaatgTTTCACGCTACGGTGGCCACCTCCAGTCAGTTTTTCCAAGTGAAGGTCTTAAACAGCAACCTGAAGGAGAAGTTCACCAAGGAGAATATCCTTACCATCTCAGACTACTTCGAATGCAAGGGAATCCTCGAGATAAACAAAACCTCATACGTGTACGAGGCTGATCCTTTCCAAGTGATTGCGGTCCCAAACAGCATCACCAAAAGAGCAAATGAAACCCCCAAGATTGATAACCTTTACAAGCAAGCATCGGGAACATTTGTGTATGGATTATTTCCGTTAACTCAG ATAAAAGTGAATAGGAAGACGACGATCTACACAATACAGGATAATACAGGAGCGATGGAGGTCTTGGGCACCGGAAGATGGCACAACATCCCGTGCAAGGAAGGAGATAAACTCCGACTCTTCTACTTCCAACTGAAAACCATTGACCAGAAGCTGAAACTGACCTGTGGAACTCACAGCTTCATCCAG GTCATCAAGACGAGGAAAACCAAGAAGGAACCAGCCGGCTATGATTTTCAGCTGGAGTTTGATATGATGAACTCCCCTCCAAATCAATTCGTGGCCTATAACAGTGACGTTGTTAAAActgagaatttcttttaa